The Deinococcus humi genome has a segment encoding these proteins:
- the aguB gene encoding N-carbamoylputrescine amidase, with product MTTMPSQSPQTVKLAVIQMHVTDQLDDNVGRAEEHVRDAARQGARVILLPELFENLYFCQVEREDYFALAHPQDGHPFIGRFQNLARELGVVLPLSYFERAGQAHYNSLVCIDADGEVLGNYRKTHIPDGPGYEEKYYFNPGDTGFKVWSTRYGRVGAGICWDQWYPETARVMMLQGADFLLYPTAIGSEPAEVESPNSHHMWQRAMVGHAVSNSSYVGAANRIGTEIVGGLTQTYYGHSFISDYTGELVAEFGDTDEGALIHDLNLAEARKFRAGMGFFRDRRPELYGPLLTVDGVTRRG from the coding sequence ATGACCACGATGCCGAGCCAATCCCCCCAGACCGTGAAACTGGCTGTTATCCAGATGCACGTCACCGATCAGCTGGACGACAACGTGGGCCGCGCCGAGGAGCATGTGCGCGACGCTGCCCGGCAGGGCGCAAGGGTGATCTTGCTGCCTGAACTGTTCGAGAACCTGTATTTCTGTCAGGTCGAGCGTGAAGACTACTTTGCCCTCGCCCACCCGCAGGACGGCCACCCGTTTATCGGGCGTTTCCAGAACCTGGCCCGCGAACTGGGCGTGGTACTGCCACTGAGCTACTTCGAGCGGGCCGGGCAGGCGCACTACAACAGTCTGGTGTGCATCGATGCCGACGGTGAGGTGCTGGGCAACTACCGCAAGACCCACATCCCCGACGGTCCCGGCTACGAGGAAAAGTACTACTTCAACCCCGGCGACACCGGTTTCAAAGTCTGGTCCACCCGCTACGGCCGCGTGGGTGCGGGCATCTGCTGGGACCAGTGGTATCCCGAAACGGCCCGCGTCATGATGCTCCAGGGCGCGGATTTCCTGCTGTACCCCACCGCCATCGGGAGTGAGCCCGCCGAGGTCGAGTCGCCCAACAGCCACCACATGTGGCAGCGCGCGATGGTGGGCCACGCCGTCAGCAATTCCAGCTATGTCGGTGCGGCTAACCGCATCGGCACCGAAATAGTGGGCGGCCTGACCCAGACCTACTACGGCCACTCGTTCATTAGCGACTACACCGGCGAACTGGTGGCTGAATTCGGCGACACCGACGAGGGCGCGCTGATCCACGATCTGAATCTGGCCGAGGCACGTAAATTTCGCGCGGGCATGGGCTTTTTCCGGGACCGTCGCCCTGAACTGTACGGTCCCTTGCTGACCGTGGACGGGGTCACACGGCGAGGCTGA
- a CDS encoding oligosaccharide flippase family protein produces the protein MSSLKAKTVNAMKWSYLSMFVGLALQLFFAAILSRLLTKEEFGVWAIAAVLQRFGQFITDLGVGQAIVQKAKLTEEDIRAGFTAAMILGILTTALAWLIAPAASRFYMDVPNLVPVFRGYALVYILSSGIIISSSLLRRALNFRPVVRAELTSYAIGHGVIGLSAAYLGYGAMSLVISAIAQAVIQLILLYSATRHTLTPIFRWSAYQGLFSFGVKATAVNFLEYLSSILDTLIIGKLYSPVALGAYSRTFSTLAMPATNFASSLSRVMAPSFSAVQNEPERLRRAYLSGLRAVALVIGSATGCILIDAPEIVKVMLGPNFLDSILLMQIFALYIPFAVLTNLSAVLAEATARLNVKIKIQAVYLVALGLSFWTAYSLGGRVEELAMVLVGASALRSVAFAVVARQIIGGGGRQIALAYGLGGLYFLGSACLTAAVVFPLRSVNLPLPALFIIEMVLGLLVVASAVLLGPPSELQSMARATLQQLRGRLANSAG, from the coding sequence GTGAGTAGCCTCAAAGCCAAGACCGTCAACGCGATGAAATGGAGTTACCTCTCCATGTTCGTCGGGCTGGCGCTACAGCTGTTTTTTGCCGCCATCCTGTCACGCCTCCTGACCAAGGAGGAGTTCGGGGTGTGGGCCATCGCAGCTGTGCTCCAGAGATTCGGGCAGTTTATCACTGATCTCGGCGTGGGTCAGGCAATCGTGCAAAAAGCGAAACTCACTGAAGAGGATATCCGGGCGGGGTTTACAGCGGCCATGATTCTCGGCATCCTGACGACGGCTCTGGCCTGGCTCATTGCGCCGGCAGCGAGTCGTTTCTACATGGATGTTCCAAATCTGGTCCCCGTTTTCCGGGGTTACGCCCTGGTATACATCCTGAGCAGTGGAATTATTATCTCCAGCAGCCTGCTGCGGCGTGCACTGAACTTCCGGCCAGTCGTGAGAGCCGAATTGACCTCATATGCCATTGGACATGGCGTCATTGGTCTCAGTGCCGCCTACCTGGGATATGGGGCGATGAGTCTGGTCATCAGCGCTATAGCACAGGCTGTCATTCAACTGATCCTGTTGTACTCCGCGACGAGACATACCCTGACACCCATTTTCAGGTGGAGCGCTTACCAGGGCCTGTTCAGTTTCGGTGTCAAGGCTACAGCCGTTAACTTTCTGGAATACCTCAGCTCTATCCTCGATACACTGATTATCGGCAAGCTGTATTCACCTGTCGCACTCGGCGCGTACAGTCGAACCTTCAGTACGCTGGCGATGCCAGCCACCAACTTTGCCAGCAGTCTTTCGAGGGTCATGGCTCCCTCGTTCAGTGCCGTGCAAAACGAGCCTGAGCGGCTCCGCCGTGCCTACCTTTCAGGTTTACGGGCGGTTGCTCTTGTCATCGGCAGCGCGACCGGATGCATCCTGATTGATGCGCCAGAAATTGTGAAAGTCATGCTCGGTCCTAATTTTCTGGACTCCATTCTCCTGATGCAGATCTTCGCTCTGTACATTCCTTTTGCTGTCCTGACCAACCTCTCTGCGGTTCTGGCCGAGGCAACAGCTCGGCTAAACGTGAAGATTAAAATCCAGGCTGTGTATCTCGTGGCACTCGGACTGTCATTCTGGACGGCCTATAGCCTGGGAGGGCGGGTCGAGGAACTGGCCATGGTGTTGGTGGGAGCCAGTGCACTCCGGAGTGTGGCATTTGCTGTGGTGGCCCGGCAAATTATTGGGGGCGGTGGACGTCAGATTGCACTTGCATATGGCCTGGGCGGCCTCTATTTCCTTGGTTCCGCGTGCCTCACTGCTGCCGTAGTGTTCCCGCTGAGGTCAGTGAATCTGCCGTTGCCTGCACTCTTCATTATAGAAATGGTCCTTGGTCTTCTAGTGGTCGCGTCCGCCGTGCTGCTCGGGCCGCCCAGCGAACTCCAGTCCATGGCGCGCGCCACTTTGCAACAGTTGCGCGGTCGGCTCGCCAATTCAGCCGGCTAG
- the scpB gene encoding SMC-Scp complex subunit ScpB yields MVDLPADSGAPPKLSALIGAALLAAGRPVTARELADTLDLSESAVQRGLEAFARSLAASDLGFMAEAVAGGWRLIVPPALAARLSPLLAPPPLPALSSAALEVLAVIAYRQPVTRAEIEAMRGGSAGTVVTLQERELVKVVGRSDAVGGPLLYGTTARFLLDFGLGSLDDLPPLQDGGFSHLLRG; encoded by the coding sequence GTGGTTGATCTTCCCGCGGATTCCGGCGCCCCGCCCAAGCTGTCGGCGCTGATCGGTGCGGCGCTGCTGGCCGCCGGACGGCCCGTAACTGCGCGGGAACTGGCCGACACGTTGGACTTGTCCGAAAGCGCCGTGCAGCGGGGCCTGGAAGCGTTCGCGCGCTCCCTGGCCGCCTCCGATCTAGGCTTCATGGCCGAGGCCGTGGCGGGGGGCTGGCGCCTGATCGTGCCGCCCGCACTGGCCGCCCGGCTCTCGCCGCTGCTGGCGCCGCCGCCGCTGCCTGCGCTAAGCAGCGCCGCGCTGGAGGTGCTGGCTGTCATTGCCTACCGGCAGCCCGTCACCCGCGCCGAGATCGAGGCCATGCGCGGCGGCAGCGCGGGCACTGTGGTGACCCTGCAAGAACGCGAACTGGTTAAGGTGGTGGGCCGCTCAGACGCGGTGGGCGGCCCGCTGCTTTACGGAACCACCGCGCGTTTTCTGCTGGACTTCGGGCTGGGCAGCCTCGATGATCTGCCACCCCTCCAAGACGGCGGTTTCTCGCACCTGTTGCGTGGGTAG
- a CDS encoding L-threonylcarbamoyladenylate synthase yields the protein MPEFPTFSSQHAAALDRAWTVLEGGGVVAYPSETVWGLAVLPDHAVAVQRLYEIKGRAAHRPVQVSCQDARAALELARPDAALTALSVLWPGPLTLVTPALPETSPMLAPGGLVGLRVPSHPLALALLRRSGGRLLTTSCNRSGQPPALTAAEASGMELADFVLSDFSDGGADELPVGGQASTVIQLPQGTVLRSGPLDGAVAALLARLQTGG from the coding sequence ATGCCTGAATTCCCCACTTTTTCTTCCCAACATGCTGCCGCACTAGACCGTGCCTGGACCGTTCTCGAGGGCGGCGGTGTGGTGGCCTATCCCAGCGAGACGGTCTGGGGTCTGGCCGTTCTACCGGATCATGCTGTGGCCGTGCAGCGCCTCTATGAGATCAAGGGCCGGGCGGCCCACCGGCCTGTACAGGTCTCCTGTCAGGACGCTCGCGCGGCGCTGGAACTGGCCAGGCCGGACGCCGCGCTCACGGCCCTGTCGGTGCTGTGGCCCGGTCCGCTGACGCTAGTGACTCCGGCCCTGCCCGAGACCTCGCCCATGCTGGCCCCAGGGGGTCTGGTGGGGCTGCGCGTGCCGTCCCATCCGCTGGCGCTGGCGCTGCTGCGCCGCAGTGGGGGGCGATTGTTGACCACCAGCTGTAACCGCAGTGGTCAGCCTCCGGCCCTGACGGCGGCCGAAGCGAGCGGCATGGAGCTGGCCGATTTTGTGCTGTCGGACTTCTCGGATGGGGGTGCTGACGAGCTGCCGGTGGGTGGACAGGCCAGTACGGTCATTCAGTTGCCGCAAGGAACGGTCTTGCGTTCGGGGCCGCTGGACGGGGCGGTAGCCGCGCTGCTCGCCAGGTTGCAGACCGGTGGTTGA
- a CDS encoding DUF4388 domain-containing protein: protein MTNTASLETFDFLQLLYLLSEQGRTGVLTVHRTDGPFQAYLEGHWVRHLQFAAQTGIPALLRLLRDPRGQFKFDEGIAHPNPLLNMNLDDVALDVLDSLPEIPLPFSGPVKITSPERVARIRWGLKEQEILKQIEVQRPVSVLSQDPDARRLLQKLHHIHLIAPRKSRVARLNVAVTREVRGVVVIDEQIIRRWKEDMLRPPQHIAIRTDDGQVHTLPVRGGPNLSNALMVPPELLLRTGLGAGDSVLVRPA from the coding sequence ATGACCAACACCGCCAGCCTCGAAACTTTCGATTTCCTACAACTTCTGTACCTGCTGAGTGAGCAGGGCCGCACGGGCGTCCTGACCGTCCATCGTACCGACGGGCCGTTTCAGGCCTATCTGGAAGGCCACTGGGTGCGCCACCTGCAGTTTGCGGCCCAGACGGGTATTCCTGCCCTGCTGAGGCTGCTGCGCGACCCGCGGGGCCAGTTTAAATTCGACGAGGGCATTGCGCACCCCAATCCGCTGCTGAACATGAACCTGGACGACGTGGCGCTGGACGTGCTTGACAGTCTGCCCGAAATCCCCCTGCCCTTCAGCGGCCCGGTGAAGATCACCTCGCCGGAACGTGTGGCGCGCATTCGCTGGGGGCTCAAGGAGCAGGAGATTCTCAAACAGATCGAGGTCCAGCGGCCCGTCTCGGTGCTGTCGCAGGACCCCGACGCCCGCAGGCTGTTGCAAAAACTGCACCACATCCACCTGATTGCGCCGCGTAAGTCCCGGGTGGCCCGCCTGAACGTGGCCGTGACCCGCGAAGTCCGGGGCGTGGTGGTGATCGACGAGCAGATCATCAGGCGCTGGAAGGAAGATATGCTGCGTCCACCACAGCACATCGCCATTCGCACCGACGACGGTCAGGTGCATACCCTGCCCGTGCGCGGCGGCCCGAATCTGTCCAACGCACTGATGGTGCCGCCCGAACTGCTGTTGAGGACAGGACTGGGAGCTGGAGACAGCGTGCTGGTGCGTCCGGCGTGA
- a CDS encoding type II secretion system F family protein, with the protein MAVFEYRARDRSGKVLKSQMEAETATQVRDTLRAKNLMIVEIKAPKSGLNADLKIPFLDDRPPSLKQVSIFSKQLATLINAGVPLVQSLAVLQGQIEHKGFQKTVKTLRSEVEAGTPLSEAIAKYPKIFNRLYVNLVRAGETSGTLDQVLERIADFQEKELALRGKIKSALTYPVVVLVFAILITYFLLTTIVPQFAGILAQLNAPLPFITKMLMAVSDFLKHSAWLIVVFAIILTFVYRWVYKMPKGRTTIDDIKLKLPVFGNLTQKSAIASFARTFGLLISSGVNIIEALEITKGTADNAIVEDTIENAKNVVMVGEQMSSSLATSKVFPPMVVSMISIGEETGALDSMLAKVGDFYDREVDEAVESMTAAIEPIMIVFLGGIVGTIVAGMFLPMFSIIGQLSQ; encoded by the coding sequence ATGGCCGTCTTCGAATACCGTGCACGTGACCGCTCTGGCAAAGTGCTCAAATCCCAGATGGAGGCCGAGACGGCCACCCAGGTCCGCGACACGCTGCGCGCCAAGAACCTGATGATCGTCGAGATCAAGGCTCCCAAGAGCGGTTTGAACGCGGACCTGAAGATCCCCTTTCTGGATGACCGTCCCCCCAGCCTCAAGCAGGTCTCGATCTTCAGCAAGCAGCTCGCCACATTGATCAACGCCGGGGTGCCGCTGGTACAGTCGCTGGCTGTGCTGCAGGGCCAGATCGAACACAAGGGGTTTCAGAAAACCGTCAAAACCCTGCGTAGCGAAGTGGAGGCCGGCACCCCCCTGAGCGAGGCCATCGCCAAGTACCCCAAGATCTTTAATCGCCTGTACGTCAATCTGGTGCGCGCTGGAGAAACCAGCGGCACGCTGGATCAGGTCCTGGAGCGTATCGCCGACTTCCAGGAAAAGGAACTGGCGCTGCGCGGCAAGATCAAGAGTGCGCTGACGTACCCAGTGGTGGTGCTGGTGTTTGCCATCCTGATCACTTATTTCCTGCTGACCACCATCGTGCCGCAGTTTGCGGGCATCCTGGCGCAGCTCAATGCGCCGCTGCCCTTCATCACCAAGATGTTGATGGCCGTGTCGGACTTCCTGAAACATTCGGCCTGGCTGATCGTGGTCTTTGCGATCATCCTCACCTTCGTATACCGCTGGGTCTACAAGATGCCCAAGGGGCGCACCACCATCGACGACATCAAGCTCAAGCTGCCGGTCTTCGGCAACCTGACCCAGAAAAGCGCCATTGCCTCCTTTGCACGCACTTTTGGACTGCTGATCAGCAGCGGCGTGAACATCATCGAGGCGCTGGAAATCACCAAGGGTACGGCTGATAACGCCATCGTCGAGGACACCATCGAGAACGCCAAGAACGTCGTGATGGTGGGTGAGCAGATGAGTTCCAGTCTGGCGACCAGCAAGGTCTTCCCCCCCATGGTGGTCAGCATGATCTCTATCGGCGAGGAGACTGGCGCGCTGGACTCAATGCTGGCCAAGGTGGGCGACTTCTATGACCGCGAAGTCGACGAGGCCGTCGAGAGCATGACGGCAGCCATCGAGCCGATCATGATCGTCTTCCTGGGCGGAATCGTGGGGACCATCGTCGCCGGGATGTTTTTGCCCATGTTCAGCATCATCGGCCAACTCAGCCAGTAG
- the apaG gene encoding Co2+/Mg2+ efflux protein ApaG — translation MSHPPDPERSQPPGTDNAQGIQVNVQVVHLAAQSTPERRVFSYVIRIENRSDQTWQLLARHWDIVDALGHEIQVDGDGVVGEQPVIPPGGIFVYDSFVTVEAVPGRMGGYYVMQDAWGARARVSIPPFILDVPGERTLN, via the coding sequence ATGAGCCATCCTCCCGATCCAGAACGCTCACAGCCTCCCGGCACCGACAATGCACAGGGCATTCAGGTCAACGTCCAGGTGGTGCATCTAGCGGCGCAGAGCACGCCGGAGCGCCGGGTCTTCTCCTACGTGATCCGGATCGAGAACCGCAGCGATCAAACCTGGCAATTGCTGGCCCGCCACTGGGACATCGTGGACGCGCTTGGCCACGAGATCCAGGTGGACGGCGACGGGGTGGTGGGCGAGCAGCCGGTCATTCCGCCAGGAGGCATCTTCGTCTACGATTCTTTCGTGACTGTAGAAGCAGTTCCAGGACGCATGGGCGGCTATTACGTCATGCAAGACGCCTGGGGAGCACGGGCACGGGTGTCGATTCCGCCCTTCATATTGGACGTGCCGGGAGAACGGACCCTGAATTAG
- a CDS encoding glycosyltransferase family 4 protein: MPDSPTSDRQPLRAVFVDVPLIYNSGITQVLSKVARYRHRDELNVFIASLDVPQKSMVEFFESVDAKVNHLGNSSILQSALQLRKMIRSESLDVVVANSFRSYLVGKVATLLSGKPVVYWIHTVNQLKTSSLKKTIFSNLARHDSLIYVSEAVGVNNRPEGYRGQDAVIYNSVETPESNPDWQPYRKEKRAEFGLPEDATVLGYMATFVYYKDHPTLLRAFDALSKKYPKLYLVLLGSGADRDAMLSLANQLDSRDRILFLGTRKDARAILGLIDIYVHVSPEEAFGLAVVEAMLAHRPVVAARAFALPELIRDGETGLLFEPRNVEDLERKVTQLIEDPAYAAQLAQAGEQSCRRRFPPEPFAQQVTGFLQGVVTKRSSRALVREL, translated from the coding sequence ATGCCTGATTCACCGACGTCAGATCGTCAGCCCCTACGCGCCGTGTTTGTGGACGTTCCCCTCATTTACAACAGCGGAATTACTCAGGTCTTGTCGAAGGTCGCGCGTTACAGGCATAGAGATGAGCTCAATGTATTTATCGCCAGTCTTGATGTTCCGCAAAAATCGATGGTTGAATTCTTTGAGTCTGTTGATGCAAAAGTTAATCATCTGGGGAACTCCTCTATTCTGCAGTCTGCATTGCAGCTGAGGAAAATGATTCGTTCTGAATCACTCGACGTGGTGGTGGCAAATTCTTTTCGGTCCTACCTTGTTGGAAAAGTCGCCACGCTTTTGAGTGGTAAACCGGTCGTCTATTGGATCCACACAGTAAATCAGCTCAAGACAAGTTCCCTCAAGAAAACGATTTTCTCAAACCTGGCCCGGCATGATTCGCTCATCTATGTTTCGGAGGCGGTGGGGGTCAACAATCGCCCCGAAGGTTACCGTGGGCAGGACGCTGTTATCTATAACTCAGTCGAAACGCCAGAAAGCAATCCGGATTGGCAGCCCTATCGCAAGGAGAAGAGAGCAGAATTCGGTCTGCCGGAAGATGCAACTGTGCTCGGCTATATGGCGACTTTTGTCTATTACAAAGACCATCCGACGCTGTTGCGCGCGTTCGATGCTCTCTCAAAGAAATATCCCAAACTTTATCTTGTTCTGCTCGGTAGTGGCGCAGATCGTGACGCCATGCTCAGTCTGGCAAACCAGCTTGATTCCAGGGATCGCATTCTTTTTCTCGGAACTCGCAAAGATGCCCGGGCCATCCTGGGCCTGATCGACATCTATGTCCACGTGTCACCTGAAGAGGCCTTCGGGCTTGCGGTTGTCGAGGCCATGCTTGCCCACCGCCCCGTCGTTGCGGCACGTGCCTTTGCCCTTCCAGAGTTGATCCGTGACGGTGAAACTGGCTTGTTGTTTGAACCGCGCAACGTGGAGGATTTGGAGCGGAAAGTCACGCAACTGATCGAGGATCCAGCCTACGCGGCCCAACTCGCCCAGGCTGGAGAACAGAGTTGCCGCCGAAGGTTTCCCCCTGAACCCTTCGCCCAGCAGGTGACGGGATTCTTGCAGGGGGTCGTCACCAAGCGTTCGTCTCGGGCATTGGTGAGAGAACTGTAG
- a CDS encoding NYN domain-containing protein produces the protein MHYVVHRPRVGVFIDTQNLYHSARDLLERTVNFETLLNVAVDGRELLHAISYTVERENEATARPFIYKLSTLGFKVRRMNLHLHHVTDGGKPIYEGNWDMGIVADMVRLMDHLDVVVLGSGDGDFTDIVEVLQERGKRVEVIAFREHTAQKLIDAADRFLHLPDIEGALMPARQRGNAKADEPKPEETVQ, from the coding sequence ATGCACTACGTTGTTCACCGCCCTCGTGTAGGCGTGTTTATCGATACCCAGAACCTGTACCATTCCGCTCGCGATTTGCTGGAGCGCACCGTCAACTTCGAGACGCTGCTGAACGTCGCCGTGGATGGTCGCGAGCTGCTTCATGCCATCTCGTACACGGTGGAGCGCGAGAACGAGGCCACCGCCCGTCCCTTCATCTACAAGCTGTCCACGCTAGGCTTCAAGGTGCGGCGCATGAACCTGCACCTGCACCACGTGACCGACGGTGGCAAGCCCATCTATGAGGGCAATTGGGACATGGGCATTGTGGCCGACATGGTGCGGCTGATGGATCATCTGGATGTGGTGGTGCTGGGCAGCGGCGACGGCGACTTTACCGATATTGTCGAAGTCTTGCAGGAGCGAGGCAAGCGGGTAGAGGTCATCGCTTTCCGCGAACACACCGCCCAGAAGCTGATCGACGCCGCGGACCGTTTCCTGCATTTGCCTGACATTGAGGGTGCGCTGATGCCGGCCCGCCAGCGGGGCAACGCCAAGGCCGACGAGCCGAAGCCCGAAGAAACCGTTCAGTAA
- a CDS encoding M42 family metallopeptidase, protein MQRWWVCSKLPRVTSNSDQNASINKDFLFKLLSEAAPSGQERRAADVWKAEASAFARVSEDHYGNVYAELGPENAPAIALMGHLDEIGLIVSFVGDEGLISFLGVGGWDPQVLVGQRIRLLAPGGDVIGVIGKKAIHVMEAEERTKASKLEELWIDVGLGKEEVQERIPVGTYGVIEQGPLMVGDRIVSRALDNRVGAFIVLEALKALQTTDLKHRIVAVGTSQEEIGVFGATVSGHRLDPIAGVAVDVTHETKQPGVSEKKYGVAPFGSGANLAVGPMTSPVVLRQMVEAAKNAEIPYTLSASGRYTGTDADALTLVRGGVPSAVVSIPNRYMHSPSEMVDVRDVKACIDIIAAWVKALEEGPDFTRV, encoded by the coding sequence ATGCAGCGCTGGTGGGTCTGCTCTAAACTGCCCCGCGTGACTTCCAACTCAGATCAGAACGCCAGCATCAACAAGGACTTTCTCTTCAAGCTGCTGTCCGAGGCCGCCCCCAGCGGTCAGGAGCGCCGCGCCGCCGATGTGTGGAAGGCCGAGGCCAGCGCCTTCGCCCGCGTCTCCGAGGACCATTACGGCAACGTGTATGCCGAGCTGGGGCCGGAGAATGCTCCCGCGATTGCCCTGATGGGCCACCTGGACGAAATCGGCCTGATCGTGTCGTTCGTCGGCGACGAGGGCCTGATCAGCTTCCTAGGTGTGGGCGGCTGGGACCCGCAGGTGCTGGTGGGCCAGCGTATTCGCCTGCTCGCACCGGGCGGCGACGTGATCGGCGTGATCGGCAAGAAGGCCATTCACGTCATGGAAGCTGAGGAACGCACCAAGGCCAGCAAACTCGAGGAACTGTGGATCGACGTGGGCCTGGGCAAGGAAGAGGTGCAAGAACGCATTCCGGTAGGCACCTACGGCGTGATCGAGCAGGGACCGCTCATGGTGGGCGACAGGATCGTCAGCCGCGCGCTGGACAATCGTGTGGGTGCGTTTATCGTGCTTGAAGCCCTCAAGGCGCTGCAGACTACGGACCTCAAGCACCGGATTGTGGCTGTTGGCACCAGCCAGGAAGAAATCGGTGTCTTCGGCGCAACCGTGAGCGGTCACCGTCTCGATCCTATCGCGGGCGTTGCCGTGGATGTCACTCACGAGACCAAGCAGCCCGGCGTGAGTGAGAAGAAATACGGCGTGGCCCCCTTCGGCAGTGGTGCCAATCTGGCGGTTGGTCCGATGACCAGCCCGGTGGTGCTGCGCCAGATGGTGGAGGCCGCCAAAAACGCTGAGATTCCCTACACCCTGAGTGCATCTGGCCGCTATACCGGCACCGATGCCGACGCCCTGACCCTGGTGCGCGGGGGCGTGCCGTCCGCCGTGGTCAGTATTCCCAACCGCTATATGCACAGCCCCTCCGAGATGGTCGACGTGCGGGACGTGAAGGCGTGCATCGACATCATCGCCGCCTGGGTCAAAGCGCTGGAGGAAGGGCCGGACTTCACGCGCGTGTAA
- the queA gene encoding tRNA preQ1(34) S-adenosylmethionine ribosyltransferase-isomerase QueA — protein sequence MADPNLHNADAVLDRLNFTLPPERIAQTGAEPRDASRLMVVGAGDLSHRRFHEMPDLLRPGDLLVFNQSRVIPARVMARKPVTPDGHGGGQVEVMLLREEEANVWSAYLKPARRAGKELWLGEHRAEVIGILEDGARLLRFDSDLKPHLDEIGRLPLPPYIDAGDDDEVWRVRYQTVYARDPGSVAAPTAGLHFTPELLARLEGMGVERCAVTLHVGAGTFRPIQGSVADHTMHAERYSVSETAAAAINRARADGRRVVAVGTTTVRTLESAWDGGVVRPGEGDTRIFITPGTPVHVPDLLITNLHLPGSTLLLLVAAFAGEGCIRAAYDAALAENYRFYSLGDAMLLENQRSGGMG from the coding sequence ATGGCTGACCCCAATCTCCATAACGCGGACGCCGTTCTGGACCGCCTGAACTTCACGCTGCCGCCGGAGCGAATCGCCCAGACCGGAGCGGAACCGCGCGACGCGTCCCGCCTCATGGTGGTGGGGGCGGGCGACCTCTCGCACCGCAGGTTCCACGAAATGCCAGACCTGCTGCGCCCCGGCGATCTGCTGGTCTTCAACCAGAGCCGTGTGATTCCCGCCCGCGTGATGGCCCGCAAGCCTGTCACGCCGGATGGGCATGGGGGCGGACAGGTCGAAGTGATGCTGCTGCGCGAGGAAGAGGCCAATGTCTGGAGCGCGTACCTGAAACCGGCCAGGCGTGCTGGGAAGGAATTGTGGCTGGGCGAGCACCGGGCTGAGGTTATCGGGATTCTGGAGGACGGCGCACGTCTGCTGCGTTTCGATTCAGATCTGAAACCCCATCTGGACGAGATAGGGCGATTGCCCCTGCCGCCGTACATCGATGCGGGCGACGACGACGAGGTGTGGCGCGTCCGCTACCAGACGGTTTACGCCCGCGATCCGGGCAGCGTGGCGGCGCCCACGGCTGGCCTGCACTTCACGCCGGAACTGCTGGCCCGACTGGAGGGCATGGGTGTAGAACGCTGCGCCGTGACCCTGCATGTGGGGGCGGGAACATTCCGGCCCATCCAGGGGTCCGTGGCCGACCACACCATGCACGCCGAACGGTACTCAGTCAGTGAGACCGCCGCCGCCGCCATCAACCGCGCCAGGGCTGACGGCCGCCGCGTCGTCGCGGTCGGGACCACCACCGTCCGCACGCTGGAAAGTGCCTGGGACGGTGGGGTGGTCCGGCCGGGCGAGGGCGACACCCGCATCTTCATCACCCCCGGCACCCCCGTTCACGTCCCTGATCTGCTGATCACCAATCTCCATCTGCCCGGTAGCACGTTGCTGTTGCTGGTGGCGGCCTTTGCCGGAGAGGGCTGTATCCGTGCCGCCTACGACGCTGCGCTGGCAGAGAACTACCGGTTCTACTCCCTGGGGGACGCCATGCTGCTGGAGAATCAGCGGAGCGGCGGGATGGGGTGA